GAACAGGTCTTCGCCGACCAGCGGGACATGCTGGGCCGGGCCGGCCTCGCCGGCGCGCCGCAGGTCTTCACGCCCTACAAGGAAGTTCTGGGCATCTACCGCGCCGGGCTGAAAGTGCCGGACGACGTGACCCTGATGTGGACGGACGACAACTTCGGCTACATCCGCCATTTCCCCGATGCCCCCGAACGGGCGCGCGCGGGCGGCAACGGCATCTACTACCACCTCTCCTACCTTGGCGCGCCGCTCTCCTACCTCTGGCTGTCGACGACGCCGCCCGCGCTGATCCGCGAGGAGATGGGACGTGCCTGGGACATGGGCGCGCGCCGGATGTGGATCGCCAACGCGGGAGACATCAAGCCCGCCGAACTCCAGATCGACTATTTCCTGAGCCTTGCCTGGGACATCGAAGGGACACGCGCCCAGCCGATCGAGACATGGGTGGGACAATGGGCCCAAGATGCGCTTGGCAATGGCACCGGCAAGCAGGCGGCGGCGCTGCTGGGCGATTATTACCGGCTCAACTTCGCGCGCCGCCCCGAACATCTGCAATGGTACCTGCCGGGAGAAAAGCCCCATGCCAGCCCGCTGACCATTGCCGAGGCGGACGAGCGCCTTGCCGGGTTCGCGGCGATGGAGCGGCGAGTGGCCGCGCTTCGCCCGCTGATTCCCCCGGCCCGCGCGGACGCTTTCTTCGAACTGCTGGACTATCCGCTCTCCGCCTCGGCCGCCGCCAATCGCCGCTTCTTCGCTGCCGAGGCCCACGATGCCCTGCGCGATGCCGACCCGGCCGAAAGCTGGCGCCGCGCGCGGATCGCGGCAGAGGCGCAGGAGACCCTCACCGCGCTGACCCGCCGCTACAACCGCGAGGTCGCCGGCGGGAAATGGCGCGGGATCATGGCGGTCGAGCCCGCCGACGGCCAATGGCGCAGCTTCCGCCAGAGCCTGCCGGTAGTGCCCGCCGCGGCCTCGATACCCGATGGGGATGATGCCGGGCGCCCGGCCCCCTCCCCCGCCGCGCCTCTCCCGCTCTTGCGGCCGGACGCATTCACCCGCGCAAAAGGCTGGCGGCTGATTGACGGCCTCGGGCGTAACGGCGCGCTTCTCGCCGCCGGTTCGCCTTCCGCCCCGGCGCGCGCATCCGTCACCCTGCCTGCCGGAAACTGGCGCGCCGTGATCGACCTGCTGCCCGCCTATCCGTCCGACAACGGAGACGTGCTGCGTCTCACCGTCCGCATCGACGGCGCGGCGCAGACCCTCGAAATTCCGCGCCGCACCGGCGACCGGGACTGGGCCATGGCCGTGCTCGACAACCGCATCGCCATGCCGCTCGCCCCAACGCTCGGCGCGGGTCGCCATGAGGTTTCGCTCGAAGCCGGCGATCCCGCCGTGAAGATCGAGGCCATTCGTTTCATACCTGCTGACAAGACAATTACTCCGACTTAATAGTCGAAACCAATCGGTCCGCCCACGAAGGCGAACCGCGCGAAGAACAAGACGGTGAAGGATCCTGTAGTGCCCCAGAGCCCTGATACGGCCGTGCGTCCCGTGCGCCTCCGAAACTACCTCGCCTATGGCTCCAACGACGTGCTCGGGGCCGGGTCGATGGCGGTCATCTCGGGCTGGGTGCTCATTTTCTACACGCAATTCTGCGGGCTTTCGGCGGGGCAGGCTGCCACCATCTTCGCCGTGGCGCGCGTGCTCGATGCCTTTGCATCGCCGATGATCGGCTATATCTCCGACCACTTCGGCACGACCGCGCTGGGCCGCCGTTTCGGGCGGCGGCGTTTCTTCATCCTCGCCGCGATCCCGCTCCTGCCCAGTTTCGGCCTGATGTGGCTGCCGGGCCAGAGCTTCTGGTACTACCTCGTCAGTTACGTGCTGTTCGAACTGGTCTACGCGATGGAGATCATCCCGTTCGAGACCCTCGCCGCGGAGATGTCGAGCGACTACCGCACCAAGGCGAAGTTCGCGGGCTGGCGCATCCTGTTCGGACAGGCCGCGGCGATCCTCGCCGGTTTCCTGCCGCTCTGGCTGATCGAGGCGCTGGGCCGGGACAGTGCGGACACGTTCTTCTACATGGGCCTGATCTTCGCCGCACTGTTCATGGTGACGGCGGCGATGCTCTATCTGTTCAGCTGGGAACGTCACATGCCGGGCGGTGTCCCCCTCCCCGCCGAACAGCGCCATTCGGCCAGCCCGCTGGACGCGCTGAAGGCGCTTTACCGCAACCTGTTCTCCACCATGCGCATCCGCGCCTTCCGCCTGCATCTGGGCATGTACCTGGGTGGCTACATCAGCCAGGACGTGTTCAACGCCGCCTTCACCTTCTTCGTGATCTTCGCGCTGGCAGGCACCACCGCGATCGCCTCCGGCCTGCTCGGCACCATGTACATCGTGCAGTTCGTCGCCGTCATCATCGCCATCAACATGGCCCTGCGCGCCTCTCCCAGCCGGGCCTACCAGATCGCCGCCGCCAGCTTCGGCGCGGGCGCGCTCACCCTGATCGGGCTGTGGGCCATGGGCATCACGGCAACGAGCCATACGATCTGGCTGTCGATCGGACTGGCAGGGCTGGGGCGCGGCGCGCTCAACTACATCCCCTGGGCAACCTACAACTACATGGCCGACGTGGACGAGATCGTCACCGGCACCCGCCGCGAAGGCAGCTTCGCAGGCGTCATGACTTTCGTGCGCAAGGCCACGCAGGCGGCCGCGGTGGCGGGCGTGGGCTTCGTGATGCAGGCCGGCGGCTTCGTTTCCGGCGCGGCGCAGCAGTCCGACGGCGCGATCCGCACCATCGCGGTGCTGCTCGGGCTGGGGACCGTGGGAATGCTGGTCTTCGGGG
The DNA window shown above is from Novosphingobium sp. RL4 and carries:
- a CDS encoding glycosyl hydrolase 115 family protein, which codes for MRGVSALALAATMLVGAPVRAETPELVRFAYSRGDFALAQNGRTARIVTAPQDHELVRIAAEGLRADLAAVTGQPASKADMAASGAQVWIGTLGRNPAIDRLVSSGRIDAAKLKGAWESFLIVPLSDPAPGIRQALVIVGSDRRGTAYGAYELSRAIGVSPWHWWADVPPEHHDGLFVAAGTRRFGPPSVQYRGIFINDEDWGLVPWAQGAFPGEPAPGPGTYEKVFDLLLRLRANTLWPAMHKASRAFNADPANAALAERYGVVMGTSHAEPMLRNNVSEWTGRAEDFNYLTHRAAIGEYWRERVRGHAAYETIWTLGLRGIHDSGMIGPNTDEERRRTLEQVFADQRDMLGRAGLAGAPQVFTPYKEVLGIYRAGLKVPDDVTLMWTDDNFGYIRHFPDAPERARAGGNGIYYHLSYLGAPLSYLWLSTTPPALIREEMGRAWDMGARRMWIANAGDIKPAELQIDYFLSLAWDIEGTRAQPIETWVGQWAQDALGNGTGKQAAALLGDYYRLNFARRPEHLQWYLPGEKPHASPLTIAEADERLAGFAAMERRVAALRPLIPPARADAFFELLDYPLSASAAANRRFFAAEAHDALRDADPAESWRRARIAAEAQETLTALTRRYNREVAGGKWRGIMAVEPADGQWRSFRQSLPVVPAAASIPDGDDAGRPAPSPAAPLPLLRPDAFTRAKGWRLIDGLGRNGALLAAGSPSAPARASVTLPAGNWRAVIDLLPAYPSDNGDVLRLTVRIDGAAQTLEIPRRTGDRDWAMAVLDNRIAMPLAPTLGAGRHEVSLEAGDPAVKIEAIRFIPADKTITPT
- a CDS encoding MFS transporter; protein product: MPQSPDTAVRPVRLRNYLAYGSNDVLGAGSMAVISGWVLIFYTQFCGLSAGQAATIFAVARVLDAFASPMIGYISDHFGTTALGRRFGRRRFFILAAIPLLPSFGLMWLPGQSFWYYLVSYVLFELVYAMEIIPFETLAAEMSSDYRTKAKFAGWRILFGQAAAILAGFLPLWLIEALGRDSADTFFYMGLIFAALFMVTAAMLYLFSWERHMPGGVPLPAEQRHSASPLDALKALYRNLFSTMRIRAFRLHLGMYLGGYISQDVFNAAFTFFVIFALAGTTAIASGLLGTMYIVQFVAVIIAINMALRASPSRAYQIAAASFGAGALTLIGLWAMGITATSHTIWLSIGLAGLGRGALNYIPWATYNYMADVDEIVTGTRREGSFAGVMTFVRKATQAAAVAGVGFVMQAGGFVSGAAQQSDGAIRTIAVLLGLGTVGMLVFGVIVSLRFRLSPATHAVLMHEIEHLRSGARTPTSPEAQAVVEDLSGWRYDQLWGRNSLVRHDECGSEVGKPAGA